Proteins encoded within one genomic window of Papio anubis isolate 15944 chromosome X, Panubis1.0, whole genome shotgun sequence:
- the LOC100999088 gene encoding centromere protein V-like protein 3: MGVAGWARARESAGAMGRVRNRATAQRRRRKRPGDPPAGCAAIAVMGASRGQCPRVQVGVGSHAAAKRWLGRLRRKRRWRRVREAGPRNPLPSTPLPDPPAPAESPEELDLGAQRERWETFRKLWGLSCEGAAKVLLDTFEYPGLVHHTGGCHCGAVRFAVWAPADLRVVDCSCRLCRKKQHRHFLVPASRFTLLQGADSIVTYRSNTHPALHSFCSRCGVQSFHAAVSDPRVYGVAPHCLDEGTVRSVVIEEVGGGDPGEKAAEEPKAIHKTSSQSAPACPREQEQ; encoded by the coding sequence ATGGGGGTAGCGGGCTGGGCACGCGCTCGGGAGTCTGCGGGCGCCATGGGCAGAGTGAGGAACCGGGCCACTGCTCAGCGGCGGAGGCGAAAGCGGCCCGGGGATCCTCCCGCTGGCTGCGCGGCCATCGCGGTCATGGGCGCCAGCCGCGGGCAGTGCCCCCGGGTCCAAGTCGGGGTCGGGAGCCACGCGGCGGCCAAGAGGTGGCTGGGAAGGTTGCGGCGGAAGCGCCGGTGGCGGCGGGTCCGGGAGGCGGGCCCCAGAAACCCGCTGCCCTCCACGCCACTCCCGGACCCTCCGGCGCCCGCCGAGTCCCCTGAGGAGCTGGACCTGGGCGCACAGCGGGAGCGCTGGGAGACGTTCAGGAAGCTGTGGGGCCTCAGCTGCGAGGGCGCCGCCAAGGTCCTGCTGGACACCTTCGAATACCCGGGCCTCGTGCATCACACCGGGGGCTGCCACTGCGGCGCGGTCCGCTTTGCGGTCTGGGCCCCGGCAGATCTGCGCGTGGTGGATTGCagctgcaggctgtgcaggaagaaGCAGCACCGCCACTTCCTCGTCCCGGCCTCGCGCTTCACGCTGCTCCAGGGCGCGGACAGCATCGTCACCTATCGGTCCAACACGCACCCGGCGCTGCACAGCTTCTGCAGCAGGTGCGGGGTGCAGAGTTTCCACGCAGCTGTCTCCGACCCCCGTGTGTACGGCGTCGCCCCGCACTGCCTGGACGAGGGCACCGTGCGCAGCGTGGTCATCGAGGAGGTCGGCGGTGGGGACCCGGGAGAGAAGGCCGCCGAGGAGCCCAAGGCCATCCACAAGACGTCCTCCCAGTCAGCCCCTGCGTGTCCCCGCGAACAGGAGCAGTGA